One genomic window of Falco peregrinus isolate bFalPer1 chromosome 18, bFalPer1.pri, whole genome shotgun sequence includes the following:
- the LOC129782628 gene encoding feather keratin Cos1-2-like produces MEAIVHCDQGNHTSMSCCSPCQPCQPCGPTPLASSCNEPCCRQCQSSNIVIEPSPVVVTLPGPILSSFPQNTIVGSSTSAAVGSILSCEGVPISSGGFDLSCITSRYCGSRCPPC; encoded by the exons CTGTGATCAAGGCAATCACACAT ccatgtcctgctgcagcccgtgccagccctgccagccctgcggcCCGACCCCActggccagcagctgcaacgagccctgtTGCAGGCAGTGCCAGAGCTCCAACATCGTCATCGAGCCTTCTCCAGTGGTGGTGAccctgcccggccccatcctcagctccttcccgcaGAACACCATTGTGGGCTCCTCCACCTCCGCTGCCGttggcagcatcctcagctgtGAGGGAGTGCCCATCAGCTCCGGGGGCTTTGACCTCTCCTGCATCACCAGCCGCTACTGCGGCAGCAGATGTCCTCCATGCTAA